One Ctenopharyngodon idella isolate HZGC_01 chromosome 9, HZGC01, whole genome shotgun sequence DNA window includes the following coding sequences:
- the si:ch211-214p13.8 gene encoding B- and T-lymphocyte attenuator translates to MDCLYPRKMALFLAVFVVFILHVSTDAQGAQGPAHQCPVFKVQRGTVHKACINKPFKISCHLKYCDNQTVNITWTKEKLKGWISVSGTGQMSSSQNYSAPDLLTSYLTFTNISKNHDGLYRCELQLPNSSTFSHYINISVADDSLGDEMSCTEKKENTERDNTDTSFDSKPWWMPYLFICMGVVIPVLILILIFILCINGFKTSRRRKTQRAQVQYTATSVLSSPSPTALKRDEFVSVQYSEETQRPSRDSNTCSLPLPPVSHLSDCVGDDSLFNRRDNSSSQVVYASLSHLTPTPSSTAPRPTREEFSEYAAIRVS, encoded by the exons ATGGATTGTCTATACCCGAGGAAGATGGCTTTGTTCCTGGCCgtgtttgttgttttcatcCTCCATGTGAGCACTGATGCACAAGGAGCTCAAG gTCCTGCCCACCAATGTCCTGTCTTTAAAGTTCAGAGAGGGACTGTCCATAAAGCCTGTATAAATAAGCCTTTCAAGATCTCCTGCCATCTGAAGTATTGTGATAATCAGACAGTCAACATTACATGGActaaagaaaaactgaaaggATGGATTTCAGTGTCTGGAACAGGTCAAATGTCATCATCACAGAATTATTCAGCACCTGATCTTCTGACTTCATATTTAACTTTCACAAATATATCAAAGAATCATGATGGCCTCTACAGATGTGAACTACAGTTACCAAACTCATCAACATTTAgccattatattaatatttctgtcGCAG ATGACAGCCTGGGAGATGAAATGTCTTGCACTGAAA agaaagaaaacactgaaAGAGACAACACAGATACCAGCTTTGATTCAAAGCCATGGTGGATGCCGTATCTCTTTATCTGTATGGGTGTAGTGATTCCTGTTCTCATATTAATACTCATCTTTATCCTGTGTATTAATGGATTTAAAA CTTCGAGAAGAAGGAAAACACAGAGAGCGCAGGTTCAG TATACAGCAACATCTGTCTTGTCGTCACCGAGCCCCACTGCTCTGAAGCGTGATGAATTTGTCAGCGTCCAGTACTCGGAAGAAACACAGCGGCCCTCTCGTGACAGCAACACATGCAGTTTACCATTACCACCTGTATCACATCTGTCAGATTGTGTGGGTGATGATTCTTTGTTCAACAGGAGAGATAACAGTTCAAGCCAGGTTGTATATGCATCTCTGAGCCACCTTACACCAACACCATCATCTACTGCACCCCGTCCGACAAGAGAGGAGTTTTCAGAGTATGCAGCAATCCGGGTCTCGTGA